The following is a genomic window from Solanum lycopersicum chromosome 6, SLM_r2.1.
CTCAATGCAATCTTCTTTTCTCAACCCTAATTCAGGGAAATTTTCTTGCATGATGGGAAGTAATCGATCGATTCCACCAATGAATAAGGAGTTGAATGAAGCTGAAATTGTAAGTTTATTGTTACCACCTTGATCACTTGACTTCAATCTATTGATTATGATCCTAATGAACAGATCTTTATGGAATCTTGAAGCCACATTTTGCCACTTATGAACAAGCTTAGTTGCATTTTGTTCCAATGTCTTGTGAAGTGAAAAAACTGTTACTTCCTTCGGAATATCTACTAATTTGATCTTccatgaaaggacaagtccaaAAGTATTACCACCACCTCCTCTAATGGCCCAAAATAGATCTTCTCCCATGGAAGCCCTATCAAGAATCCTTCCATTTGCATCAACCAATCGTGCATCTACAATGTTATCAGCTGCTAGGCCATATTTTCTCATCATAGTACCATAACCACCTCCACTAAAATGTCCACCAACACCAACCGTTGGACAAACACCAGCCGGAAACCCTAGGGTTTTGCTTTTCTCCGCGATTCTATAATAGAGTTCACCAATAGTTGATCCAGCTTCAACCCATGCACTCTTGTCATTGACATCAACATTGATTGTTCTAAGGTTGATAAGGTCAACTATAACAAATGGAACCTCAGAGACATAAGAAAGACCTTCATAATCATGTCCAGCACTACGAACCCTAACGTGCATCCCATTTTTCCTAGCACAAAGAATGACTCGTTGGACCTCAGATTCACTCACTGGGGTGACAATCACAAGAGGTTTAGGAGTTTTAATTGTATTGAATCTTAGATTTTGTATGGAAAATTGACggattgatgaaaatgaagagttaTTTGGTGTGTAAATACTGGAGGAATATGTTTGGTTACTATGAGTTAAGCATTGGAtgaattcttgatgattatCAGCTAATGCTGACCATGAAGATGATGAAAGAACAAGAAGTAATAAAACAtaggaaaaacaagaaaatttcaTACTGTTTAGTTTGTGTTATGGAAATGAAATTGCAATCCccttctatttatagttttaaaatgtGTAAGGGAGCTAGGAGTTAATTGTTTAGTTTGACtttctataataaaaaaaatgaaataagaccacaaaaagaagaaaagtcaACTAATCATTCAGATTTCAAGACCACCAATGGTGCTTTGAGTCAACTCGatggattttaaaaatatatagcaGCGTTGACTTTTTGAGAAATGATTGGACTGGAAATCTGGGCACTATTGGGTATATAGACATTAATATTTCTTGTTATAAACTGGTAACTTAATAAGTTAGAACGAGGGGAGAATCGATGAGGTGAATGTTTTTGAAGACAGAAtcgtaataaaaaaaaaaatcttagaaaaatttgaaactcatatatattaattacttttaaaaaacataGACTATAGTCTATAATGAGTAGATTGTGAAAACCGATTTGTCCGGTGCTATTTATATTTTGGTATCTATTGCAGAAATATTATcttcatgaaaatttttattatctAATTATCTTTACGTATCATAACAAAAGTAACGtattttgttttaagattttGAATCCACATTTTAAGGAGACTAGcatgcaaaatatatatatatatatatatatatatataactttttaaaataattaattataataaatttatggaTAATGCAATTTTCTCACACTTCCAGTACAAACGTAAACTCAATCAGAAGCCTCGTGGTCTGCTCTTTCATTttaactggaaaaaaaaaaaagagaaatataaaaacattgataaaattagtttaaaataattatccaGCTCATGGGGTAAtctttgttttaaatatatatcgacaataacttttaaaaaaggtATTCTTTTATCTAATTAAGTTCCACATGAGACACTTAATAAGTTAATTCTTTATCTACATCTTTACTTAGCTTGACAATGACTATGTTATTAACTAATACTCCATATGGATGAAGATTAATAAACTAATCAAAATGACGTGGTCAATGCTAATTAATATTAAGAAAActaacatttttatattttataaaagaaaagtcATGGTTTCAACATGGTTACTAGggtaacaataaaaaattggggcaattttgacatttaaatataagGACTTTAGGTGTCCTCCATACAAGcaacaatattttcttaaaaaggtTTAAGAGTTAGTTCACTGTACATCACATATAAGGAATGTGTCCAATTTAGAGATAAAAAAATTCCATACTTAATAGTAACTTGTACTAGATTATGGCTTAGATAATTTTCCAGTAAGACTTCGTATAAATCTTTGGTAATTAAGATATACTATCAATGATGATAAGTTAACTTACTAGAAGGTTATATAACTATTCAGCAAATTAATACTTGTCCTCTTAGTCATCCTAATGTATAcacaaatcaattcaaaatattaaaagactTTTTCAAAACTATAATATAAATGGCGCGAATGTTCTAATAAGCAACAAGTTGATACTAATAACTTAATATtgacaaaaacatcaaaatcaaatatgtaagaaataaaacaattatttaaattaaacaacaatTATTATCAACCAATATAATACGTACAATAATTTCAAAGAACAAgcaaatttcatattattactACACAAGATGACTTCAAACACCTTTGTTCTTCTTCTATGAAGTAATTGAAGGAATGCTTTGTTCATTCCAAAAGAAGCTTGAAGGATCCACCTTAGTCTTCACATGAACCAATCTATCAAAATTATTCTTGAAATACTTTATCCCCCAAACCTTAGCTTGCATATAACTTGTATATCCCTTTTTGTTGTTCATTCCAATATCAAGATCCCTATAGTTGATATAAGAAGCTCTTGGAAACTTAGAAACAAAAGGAGCCATGTAAGAATAAAGCCTTCTTATCCAACTTATATGCCTATTAGCTACTTCTTCCCCTTTTTCATCCCAATACACCAAATGttgaattttgtataaatttccAGCTCTATGGGGGAACGGTATAGCGGATGGTGAAATCTCATCCATCCTCCCACCATAAGGAGTCAAGATCATATAAGATGATTTAGCTTCATCTTCAAAGAAGAATCTCCATATTCCTTCAAGACCTTCCTCTTGTATTGGCTGATACACGTAATCTGATTTTGCCTTGAAGTAACGCGTTGTGGGTTGAATCCTACTTAGCAAGACATCAAGAGGCCCATCTGTTGGGAATCCTGCAAAGTACATTATAGACTGAATCCAGCTCATCTCAATGCAATCTTCTCTTCTCAACCCTAATTCAGGGAAATTTTCTTGCATGATGGGAAGTAATCGATCGATTCCACCAAAGAATAAGGAGTTGAATGAAGCTACAATTGTTTGTTTGTTGTTACCACCTTGATCACTTGAGTCCACTCTACGAATTATGACCCTAATGAACAAATCTTTATGGAATCTTGGAGCAACATTTTGCCACTTATGAATAAGCTTAGTGAGATTTTGTTCCAATGTCTTGTCAAGTGTGAAAACTGTAACTTTCTCAGGAACATCTAGCAATTTGACTTTCCATGCAAGGACAAGTCCAAAAGTATTACCACCACCTCCTCTAATTGCCCAAAATAAATCTTCCCCCATGGAAACCCAATCAAGAATCATCCCATTCGCGTCAACCAATCGTGCATCTACAATGTTATCAGCTGATAGGCCATATTTTCTCATCATAGTACCATAACCACCTCCGCTAAAATGTCCACCAACACCAACCGTTGGACAAACACCAGCTGGAAACCCTAGGGTTTTACTTTTCTCCGCGATTCTATAATAGAGTTCACCAATAGTTGATCCAGC
Proteins encoded in this region:
- the LOC101254601 gene encoding tetrahydroberberine oxidase-like, coding for MKISLFSFLLLLLVLSSSSLSALADNHEVFIQCLSHNNQTYYTPNNSSFSSILQFSIQNLRFNTSETPKPLVIVTPVSESEVQRVILCAKKIGMHVRVRSAGHDYEGLSYVSEVPFVIVDLINLRTINVDVNDKSAWVEAGSTIGELYYRIAEKSKTLGFPAGVCPTVGVGGHFSGGGYGTMMRKYGLSADNIVDARLVDANGMILDWVSMGEDLFWAIRGGGGNTFGLVLAWKVKLLDVPEKVTVFTLDKTLEQNLTKLIHKWQNVAPRFHKDLFIRVIIRRVDSSDQGGNNKQTIVASFNSLFFGGIDRLLPIMQENFPELGLRREDCIEMSWIQSIMYFAGFPTDGPLDVLLSRIQPTTRYFKAKSDYVYQPIQEEGLEGIWRFFFEDEAKSSYMILTPYGGRMDEISPSAIPFPHRAGNLYKIQHLVYWDEKGEEVANRHISWIRRLYSYMAPFVSKFPRASYINYRDLDIGMNNKKGYTSYMQAKVWGIKYFKNNFDRLVHVKTKVDPSSFFWNEQSIPSITS
- the LOC138349162 gene encoding tetrahydroberberine oxidase-like, producing MKFSCFSYVLLLLVLSSSSWSALADNHQEFIQCLTHSNQTYSSSIYTPNNSSFSSIRQFSIQNLRFNTIKTPKPLVIVTPVSESEVQRVILCARKNGMHVRVRSAGHDYEGLSYVSEVPFVIVDLINLRTINVDVNDKSAWVEAGSTIGELYYRIAEKSKTLGFPAGVCPTVGVGGHFSGGGYGTMMRKYGLAADNIVDARLVDANGRILDRASMGEDLFWAIRGGGGNTFGLVLSWKIKLVDIPKEVTVFSLHKTLEQNATKLVHKWQNVASRFHKDLFIRIIINRLKSSDQGGNNKLTISASFNSLFIGGIDRLLPIMQENFPELGLRKEDCIEMSWIRSIMYFAGFPIHGSLDVLLSRVQPKTRYFKAKPDYVYQPIPEGGLEGIWRFFFEDEAKSSYVILTPYGGRMDEISPSAIPFPHRAGNLYKIQHLVYWDEEGEEVAERHISWIRRLYSYMAPFVSKFPRAAYINYRDIDIGMNNKKGYTSYMQAKVWGIKYFKNNFDGLVHVKTKVDPTNFFWNEQSIPSLTRDKKNKGEQ